One window of the Mycobacterium sp. SVM_VP21 genome contains the following:
- a CDS encoding DUF2236 domain-containing protein — MTAVINRVTSIDPAARVRPEVMAQFRRHSGSVLSGLFGAAAFDEVALVPVAAAVDKTGRFERNFTDRAIRSGFSALLAIWGDAEDRAAEGERLKRMHRDVHGQGKGDFADVRYSALNPRLWNWIAVSGMFVTLNSFTPVTGIKWNDAEREAAYQQLVEAFSALELPGKAGKFPATYVEAAEYYDQMVQTDLAANPFLDRVTAGLGKLPLPSALPAPVRAAAAPLWSVVSAGAGRVVKICSFGIMHPGVRELTGFRWQPHHDLEFNFYTQLLQMAWRVLPDRVVLVPLAYNRLQYEKLVKMHRSVALDSFAPPGGCPMG, encoded by the coding sequence ATGACGGCAGTGATCAATCGCGTCACCAGCATCGACCCTGCGGCTCGGGTTCGGCCCGAGGTGATGGCCCAGTTCCGCCGACACTCCGGCAGCGTGCTGTCCGGCTTGTTCGGCGCCGCGGCGTTCGACGAGGTGGCGTTGGTGCCGGTGGCCGCCGCGGTGGACAAGACCGGGCGTTTCGAGCGCAACTTCACCGATCGCGCCATTCGTAGCGGATTCTCTGCGCTGCTTGCCATCTGGGGCGATGCCGAGGATCGCGCCGCCGAAGGCGAGCGGCTCAAGCGGATGCACCGCGACGTGCACGGCCAGGGCAAGGGGGACTTCGCCGATGTCCGCTACAGCGCGCTGAACCCACGCCTTTGGAACTGGATTGCCGTCAGCGGCATGTTCGTGACGCTCAATTCGTTCACCCCGGTCACCGGCATCAAATGGAACGACGCCGAGCGGGAGGCGGCCTACCAGCAACTGGTCGAGGCGTTCAGCGCTCTCGAGCTGCCCGGCAAGGCCGGCAAGTTCCCCGCGACCTACGTCGAGGCCGCCGAGTACTACGACCAGATGGTGCAGACCGACTTGGCGGCCAACCCGTTCTTGGATCGGGTCACTGCCGGGCTGGGCAAGTTGCCGCTGCCGTCGGCGCTGCCGGCCCCGGTGCGGGCCGCGGCCGCTCCGCTGTGGTCGGTCGTCAGCGCGGGGGCCGGCCGGGTGGTGAAGATCTGTTCGTTCGGGATCATGCATCCCGGGGTTCGGGAGCTGACCGGTTTCCGGTGGCAGCCGCACCACGACCTCGAATTCAACTTCTACACCCAGCTGCTGCAGATGGCGTGGCGGGTGTTACCCGATCGCGTCGTGCTGGTGCCGCTGGCGTACAACCGGCTGCAATACGAGAAGCTGGTGAAGATGCACCGCTCGGTCGCGCTGGATTCCTTTGCGCCGCCCGGCGGCTGCCCGATGGGATGA
- a CDS encoding TetR/AcrR family transcriptional regulator has product MTSRRSTASPAEQEAAILKAAAEEVGLVGVGRASLDVIARQAGVSRSTLYRRFPTRDALITELGRRSFDNAMMQLRTVAVDSGPKNAAVAAFRAGLRLLTTDPVVRKLLRLDAGVPMMAGMYQEAEAFLDSASSAMAKALRAAGATMPDADLLAAAELHVRLAASIAQVSTSVLDPADGQAVSAYANKYLAPLVW; this is encoded by the coding sequence ATGACATCGCGACGCAGTACCGCGAGCCCAGCCGAGCAAGAGGCGGCCATCCTCAAAGCGGCCGCCGAAGAAGTCGGTCTGGTCGGGGTGGGCCGTGCCAGCCTTGATGTCATCGCCCGCCAGGCGGGGGTCAGCCGCAGCACCTTGTACCGTCGGTTCCCGACGCGCGACGCACTGATCACCGAGCTCGGTCGCCGGTCCTTCGACAACGCGATGATGCAGCTGCGCACCGTCGCGGTGGACTCCGGGCCGAAGAACGCCGCGGTTGCGGCCTTTCGCGCCGGGTTGCGGCTACTCACCACCGATCCGGTTGTGCGTAAACTGCTGCGGCTTGACGCCGGTGTACCGATGATGGCCGGGATGTATCAGGAGGCCGAAGCATTCCTGGACAGCGCGTCGAGCGCGATGGCCAAGGCGCTGCGTGCCGCCGGAGCCACCATGCCCGACGCCGACTTGCTGGCTGCCGCCGAACTGCATGTGCGCTTGGCTGCCTCGATCGCCCAGGTGTCGACGTCGGTGCTCGACCCGGCCGACGGCCAGGCGGTCAGCGCTTACGCGAATAAGTATCTGGCGCCGCTGGTTTGGTAG
- a CDS encoding polysaccharide deacetylase family protein, with translation MAVAVLGACTSHVHEASAEPVDCAVDKCVALTFDDGPSPYTDRLLGILNDAGARSTFFLIGNKVAADPAGAKRIADAGMEIGSHTWEHPNMTTIPAADVPAQFAKATDAIRAATGVTPTLWRPPGGLTDAAVNARAAEAGQAAILWDVIPFDWINDADTNATRYMLMTQIKPGSVVLFHDTYSSTVDLVYQFLPVLKANGYHVVTVSQLLGPRAPGSVYGSRENGPPVNELQDIPPAEIPGLPATPSPPPMPNFPITDIAGANSGGPNNGA, from the coding sequence ATGGCCGTTGCGGTGCTCGGCGCCTGCACCAGCCATGTCCACGAGGCGTCGGCCGAACCGGTGGACTGCGCCGTGGACAAGTGTGTGGCGTTGACCTTCGACGACGGTCCTTCGCCCTACACCGACCGGCTGTTGGGGATCTTGAACGATGCCGGTGCGCGCTCCACGTTCTTCCTGATCGGCAACAAGGTGGCGGCCGACCCGGCTGGCGCCAAGCGGATCGCCGACGCCGGCATGGAGATCGGCAGCCATACCTGGGAACACCCGAACATGACGACGATCCCGGCCGCGGATGTGCCCGCGCAGTTCGCCAAGGCCACCGACGCGATCCGTGCCGCCACCGGGGTCACGCCGACGCTGTGGCGCCCACCCGGCGGGCTGACCGACGCGGCGGTCAACGCGCGGGCCGCCGAGGCCGGACAGGCCGCGATCCTGTGGGATGTCATCCCGTTCGACTGGATCAACGACGCCGACACCAATGCCACCCGCTACATGCTGATGACCCAGATCAAGCCCGGGTCGGTGGTGTTGTTCCACGACACCTACTCGTCCACGGTGGATCTGGTCTACCAGTTCCTGCCGGTGCTCAAAGCCAATGGCTACCACGTGGTTACGGTCAGCCAGCTGCTTGGTCCGCGCGCGCCGGGCAGCGTGTACGGCAGCCGGGAGAACGGCCCGCCGGTCAACGAGCTGCAGGACATCCCGCCCGCGGAGATCCCGGGACTGCCGGCGACGCCGTCGCCGCCGCCGATGCCGAACTTCCCGATCACCGACATTGCCGGGGCGAATTCCGGGGGCCCCAACAACGGGGCGTGA
- a CDS encoding PhoH family protein, translating into MPEIRTYVLDTSVLLSDPWACTRFAEHEVVVPLVVISELEAKRHHHELGWFARQALRIFDDMRLEHGRLDQPIPVGTQGGTLHVELNHSDPAVLPTGFRTDSNDSRILTCAANLAAEGRRVTLVSKDIPLRVKAAALGLAADEYHAQDVIVSGWTGMDEVEASVEDIDALFDEGEIDLAVARDLPCHTGIRLLAGSSHALGRVNAAKRVQLVRGDREAFGLRGRSAEQRVALDLLLDESVGIVSLGGKAGTGKSALALCAGLEAVLERRTQRKVVVFRPLYAVGGQELGYLPGSENEKMGPWAQAVFDTLEGLASPAVLEEVLSRGMLEVLPLTHIRGRSLHDSFVIVDEAQSLERNVLLTVLSRLGTGSRVVLTHDVAQRDNLRVGRHDGIAAVIEKLKGHPLFAHITLLRSERSPIAALVTEMLEEISGPDLG; encoded by the coding sequence GTGCCTGAAATCCGGACGTACGTGCTCGACACCTCCGTACTGCTGTCGGACCCGTGGGCTTGCACCCGGTTCGCCGAACACGAGGTTGTCGTCCCGCTGGTGGTCATCAGTGAGTTGGAGGCCAAACGCCACCATCACGAGCTCGGCTGGTTCGCCCGCCAGGCGCTGCGCATCTTCGACGACATGCGACTTGAGCACGGACGGCTTGACCAGCCCATTCCCGTTGGGACACAGGGCGGTACGTTGCACGTTGAGCTCAATCACAGCGACCCCGCGGTGCTGCCGACCGGGTTCCGCACGGACAGCAACGACTCTCGGATCCTGACCTGTGCGGCCAACCTGGCAGCCGAGGGCCGCCGGGTCACATTGGTGAGCAAGGACATTCCGCTGCGGGTCAAGGCCGCCGCGCTGGGTCTGGCCGCCGACGAATATCACGCCCAGGATGTCATCGTCTCCGGCTGGACCGGGATGGACGAGGTTGAGGCGTCGGTCGAAGACATCGACGCGCTGTTCGACGAGGGGGAGATCGACTTAGCCGTTGCCCGGGATCTGCCGTGCCATACCGGAATTCGGCTTCTCGCCGGCAGCTCGCATGCTTTGGGTCGGGTCAACGCGGCCAAGCGGGTGCAGCTGGTGCGTGGTGACCGGGAGGCGTTCGGCCTGCGCGGGCGTTCTGCCGAGCAGCGGGTGGCGCTGGATCTGCTGCTCGACGAATCGGTGGGCATCGTTTCGTTGGGCGGCAAGGCCGGCACCGGCAAGTCCGCGCTGGCGCTGTGCGCCGGCCTGGAGGCCGTCTTGGAGCGGCGCACCCAGCGCAAGGTGGTGGTGTTCCGCCCGCTCTACGCCGTCGGCGGCCAAGAGCTGGGCTATCTTCCGGGCAGCGAGAACGAGAAGATGGGTCCCTGGGCTCAGGCGGTGTTCGACACCCTCGAGGGTCTGGCCAGCCCGGCGGTGCTCGAGGAGGTGCTGTCGCGCGGCATGCTCGAAGTCCTGCCGCTGACGCACATCCGGGGCCGCTCGCTGCACGACTCGTTCGTGATCGTCGACGAAGCGCAATCGCTGGAGCGCAACGTGCTGCTGACCGTGCTGTCACGCCTGGGCACCGGCTCGCGGGTGGTGCTCACCCACGACGTCGCGCAGCGGGACAACCTGCGGGTCGGTCGGCACGACGGCATCGCCGCGGTGATCGAAAAGCTCAAGGGCCACCCGCTGTTCGCCCACATCACCCTGCTGCGCAGCGAGCGCTCGCCGATCGCCGCCCTGGTCACCGAGATGCTGGAGGAGATCAGCGGACCCGACCTGGGCTGA
- a CDS encoding acyl-ACP desaturase, giving the protein MAERPVANALIRELEPVVDANLVRHIDTVDPWYAHDFVPFEQGQNFAFLGGKDWDPSQVTLPKLITDACEILLVEKDSLAGYHRELVEHFILEDKWGRWIGRWTAEEHLHAIALREYLIVTREIDPDENERVRMEHVQKGYRADRYSQVETLVFMALYERACAEFCRNLADKTDEPVLKGLIGRIGGDEERHEEFFANLVAHCLDFVHDETVAAIAARAAELKVVGADIDAYADRQAAIAEAGIFGPDQLRRVISDRISAWGLAANPDLKPFVIG; this is encoded by the coding sequence ATGGCTGAACGTCCCGTTGCTAATGCACTGATCCGCGAGCTGGAGCCGGTGGTCGACGCGAACTTGGTCCGACACATCGACACGGTGGACCCGTGGTACGCGCACGACTTCGTGCCGTTCGAGCAGGGCCAGAACTTCGCGTTTCTGGGCGGCAAGGACTGGGACCCGTCGCAGGTCACGCTCCCCAAGCTGATCACCGACGCTTGCGAGATCCTGCTCGTCGAGAAGGACAGTCTGGCCGGCTACCACCGTGAGCTGGTCGAGCACTTCATCCTCGAGGACAAGTGGGGTCGCTGGATCGGCCGGTGGACCGCCGAAGAGCACCTGCACGCCATCGCGCTGCGCGAGTACCTCATCGTGACCCGGGAGATCGACCCCGACGAGAACGAGCGTGTTCGCATGGAGCACGTGCAGAAGGGCTACCGCGCCGACCGTTACAGCCAGGTCGAGACGCTGGTGTTCATGGCCCTCTACGAGCGTGCCTGCGCCGAGTTCTGCCGCAACCTGGCCGACAAGACCGATGAGCCGGTACTCAAGGGGCTGATCGGCCGGATCGGCGGCGACGAGGAACGTCACGAGGAGTTCTTCGCGAACCTGGTCGCGCACTGCCTGGACTTCGTGCACGACGAGACGGTAGCCGCGATCGCGGCCCGGGCCGCCGAGCTCAAGGTCGTCGGCGCGGACATCGATGCCTACGCCGACCGGCAGGCCGCAATCGCCGAGGCCGGCATCTTCGGGCCCGACCAGTTGCGCCGGGTGATCTCCGATCGAATCAGCGCTTGGGGCTTGGCCGCCAACCCCGATCTGAAGCCGTTCGTCATCGGCTGA